In Fodinibius saliphilus, a genomic segment contains:
- the rpsT gene encoding 30S ribosomal protein S20 codes for MPQHKSAVKRVRQNEKRRQRNQGQLSKMKTLIKKALETTEKEEAEKAFKKASSYLDKMAAKDLVHENFAARRKSKIAKHVNNL; via the coding sequence ATGCCACAACATAAGTCTGCAGTAAAGCGAGTCCGTCAAAACGAAAAACGTCGTCAACGTAACCAAGGTCAACTTTCTAAGATGAAGACCTTGATCAAAAAAGCGTTAGAAACGACTGAAAAAGAAGAGGCAGAGAAAGCATTTAAAAAAGCTAGCTCTTACCTCGACAAAATGGCTGCCAAAGATCTCGTTCACGAGAACTTTGCCGCACGAAGGAAATCAAAAATTGCTAAGCACGTTAATAACCTGTAA
- the gpmI gene encoding 2,3-bisphosphoglycerate-independent phosphoglycerate mutase produces the protein MADPNEKALLIILDGFGLAENPEVSAIDKAQKPFIESLFRDNPHSELSASGRDVGLPNGQFGNSEVGHLNIGAGRIVPQELTRLNKAIEDGSFFENQALSSAFKKAKENGRIHIMGLFSDGGVHSHNDHLFALLRFAHSQGIDNTYVHAFTDGRDTSPHGGLAYTKEFNEQAEQIGTGKIASIVGRYYAMDRDNRWERTKLAYDLLVHGEGQEFDDPEEALQSSYDEDITDEFVKPKLIDQSPDSRIQEGDVIIFYNIRGDRARQITRALTEDNFDEFDVEDSLNLHYTTFTSYDDTFQHVEVAYPPLQLKNTLGEVVSKHGLQQLRIAETEKYPHVTYFFNGGEEDPVEGEHRIMIPSPQVATYDLQPEMSAPKVTDALCEQLQTENNGLCILNYANPDMVGHTGDMEATIEAVETIDKLLEKVVKTATAHDYKILVIADHGNADCLINEDGSPHTAHTSANVPALIINEPRATEMKDGILADVAPTLLKFLNIEQPVEMTGTPLF, from the coding sequence TTGGCTGACCCGAACGAAAAAGCACTTCTTATTATACTGGATGGTTTCGGGTTAGCCGAAAATCCCGAAGTAAGCGCTATTGATAAAGCGCAAAAACCATTCATTGAGTCCCTTTTTCGGGATAATCCCCATTCTGAGCTCTCTGCCAGCGGCAGAGATGTTGGGCTCCCTAATGGGCAGTTTGGCAATTCCGAGGTTGGACACCTTAATATAGGTGCTGGCCGTATTGTGCCACAGGAATTAACTCGACTCAATAAAGCTATTGAAGATGGGAGCTTTTTTGAGAATCAAGCGCTCTCATCTGCTTTTAAAAAAGCTAAAGAGAATGGTCGTATCCATATTATGGGATTATTCTCTGATGGCGGTGTTCACAGCCATAACGACCATTTATTTGCCCTACTTAGGTTTGCCCATTCTCAAGGTATTGACAATACCTACGTGCATGCCTTTACTGATGGTCGTGACACTTCTCCCCATGGTGGATTAGCATATACAAAAGAATTTAATGAACAGGCCGAGCAAATTGGGACTGGTAAAATTGCTTCTATTGTCGGGCGATATTATGCTATGGATCGGGATAATCGGTGGGAGCGAACCAAATTAGCCTACGATCTTCTTGTACATGGTGAAGGTCAAGAATTTGACGACCCTGAAGAAGCCCTGCAATCATCTTATGATGAAGATATTACCGATGAGTTTGTAAAACCCAAACTTATTGATCAATCTCCAGACTCTCGCATACAAGAAGGAGATGTGATCATCTTTTATAACATCCGAGGGGACCGGGCCCGACAAATCACTCGCGCCCTCACTGAAGACAACTTTGATGAATTTGACGTAGAAGACAGCCTCAACCTCCATTATACTACGTTCACCTCTTATGATGATACCTTCCAACATGTGGAAGTAGCCTACCCTCCCCTGCAACTCAAAAACACACTGGGAGAAGTAGTAAGTAAGCACGGCTTGCAGCAGCTCCGTATTGCCGAAACAGAAAAATATCCCCATGTAACATACTTCTTTAACGGCGGAGAGGAAGACCCTGTCGAAGGCGAACACCGCATAATGATTCCCAGCCCACAGGTAGCAACATATGACCTGCAACCCGAAATGAGTGCTCCCAAAGTAACCGACGCTTTGTGCGAGCAGTTACAAACCGAAAATAACGGTTTATGCATCCTTAACTATGCTAATCCTGATATGGTGGGACACACCGGTGATATGGAAGCAACAATAGAAGCCGTTGAAACTATAGATAAACTGCTCGAAAAGGTTGTTAAAACCGCCACTGCCCATGACTATAAAATCTTAGTTATTGCAGACCATGGAAATGCTGACTGCTTGATTAACGAAGATGGATCACCCCATACTGCACATACCTCGGCGAATGTACCTGCCCTTATCATAAATGAACCGCGAGCTACTGAGATGAAAGATGGGATTTTAGCTGATGTAGCTCCTACATTATTAAAATTTCTGAACATTGAACAACCTGTAGAGATGACCGGCACCCCTCTCTTTTAG